A single Gammaproteobacteria bacterium DNA region contains:
- a CDS encoding cation:proton antiporter: MTEHSLVFSIFLIFSGAAAVATLALFARQSMLVAYILVGMLVGPSGFGLINDVALIRQTAEIGIIFLLFLLGMSLEPKDLVHLLKKSTIVTLISSVIFFLLGAAICLAFGYTPVDSVIVGLCMMFSSTIIGLKLLPTTALHHQHMGEVIVSVLLLQDILAILVLLLLQTVGGEQSVLSGILHIALALVALTTFAFLTSRYVLHYLLARFDRIQEYVFLLAIGWCLLLAELAVLGGLSHEIGAFIGGVSLAISPIARFITESLKPLRDFFLIIFFFTLGAGFELSALQTVAAASIVLAVTMLLLKPLVFRKLLRQEGEKSGQATQTGVRLGQVSEFALLIAVVALQGGILSQHASYLIQVTTLLTFIASSYYIVARYPTPISTNERLRRD; encoded by the coding sequence ATGACGGAACACTCTCTGGTCTTTTCAATATTCCTGATTTTTTCCGGTGCCGCAGCGGTTGCGACGCTCGCGCTATTCGCCCGTCAATCAATGTTAGTCGCCTATATATTAGTCGGCATGCTGGTCGGCCCTTCGGGTTTTGGTCTCATCAATGATGTGGCGTTAATTCGTCAAACTGCCGAGATCGGCATTATCTTTTTACTATTTTTGTTAGGCATGAGCTTAGAACCCAAAGACTTAGTGCATTTGCTAAAAAAATCTACCATCGTGACTTTAATTAGCTCCGTCATTTTCTTTTTATTAGGCGCCGCTATTTGTTTAGCATTTGGTTACACGCCGGTAGATTCGGTGATTGTCGGTCTGTGCATGATGTTCTCCAGTACCATTATTGGTTTAAAACTATTACCCACTACCGCGCTGCATCATCAGCATATGGGCGAAGTTATTGTCAGCGTGTTGTTATTACAAGATATTCTCGCCATTTTAGTTTTATTATTATTACAAACTGTGGGCGGCGAACAATCGGTGCTCAGCGGCATACTGCATATTGCACTCGCCTTAGTCGCATTAACCACGTTTGCATTTTTAACGTCGCGTTATGTTTTGCATTATTTGCTGGCGCGTTTTGATCGCATTCAGGAATATGTATTTTTATTAGCCATTGGTTGGTGTTTGTTACTCGCCGAACTTGCGGTGTTAGGCGGATTAAGTCATGAGATTGGTGCTTTTATTGGCGGCGTTAGTTTAGCGATTAGCCCGATTGCCCGTTTTATTACCGAAAGTCTTAAACCGTTGCGCGACTTTTTCTTAATCATATTCTTTTTTACTTTAGGCGCTGGCTTTGAGCTGTCCGCGTTACAAACAGTTGCCGCCGCGAGCATTGTGCTAGCAGTCACCATGTTGCTTTTAAAACCGCTCGTGTTTCGCAAACTATTACGTCAAGAAGGTGAAAAAAGTGGACAGGCCACGCAAACAGGCGTGCGTTTGGGTCAAGTGAGTGAATTTGCCTTATTAATCGCGGTAGTTGCATTGCAGGGCGGAATTTTAAGTCAACACGCCAGTTATCTGATACAAGTCACAACTCTGCTGACATTTATTGCATCGTCCTATTATATTGTTGCACGCTACCCCACACCGATTTCTACTAATGAACGCTTACGCCGCGACTAA